The Nitrosomonas cryotolerans ATCC 49181 genome includes a window with the following:
- a CDS encoding catalase family protein, whose protein sequence is MKRLSIFSILFLISLTVHAQDEMFLAENIKQSPEVLKKYSGSAAKANSSISPTKFEMVPEGEAEQIAEIITLITQLQQQRYPGSMARRGVHPKDHGCVQAKFTVNPDLPKELQAGVLASAGKTYETWIRFSNATATVSPDIAKDGANESRGMAIKLMGVDGTTLLGKPGAKTQDFLLINQARFAFANVTEYLELTKIQLANQDAVDSFFAPPLTARKKESLDIIQEIRKTQLSNPLEGRYFSASPFLFGKDTVAKFAVTPRDPVNTSMPSNPSSDYLREALKKSLDPTNGKQAIFDFQVQIRTTDSLPIENASSHWGEDIAPFQNVATITIDKQDFDNPLRITECEHLVFTPWHGLAEHQPLGGINRLRLGVYNASAQYRAQANEPSGFPK, encoded by the coding sequence ATGAAAAGATTATCTATATTTTCCATTTTGTTCTTAATCTCATTGACCGTCCATGCCCAGGACGAAATGTTTCTCGCAGAGAACATCAAGCAGTCGCCGGAAGTACTTAAAAAATATAGCGGAAGCGCTGCGAAAGCAAATTCCTCGATTTCCCCTACGAAATTCGAAATGGTTCCCGAAGGTGAGGCAGAACAAATCGCAGAAATTATCACTCTCATCACCCAACTACAACAACAACGTTATCCCGGTAGCATGGCCAGGAGAGGGGTGCATCCCAAAGATCATGGTTGCGTACAAGCGAAGTTTACAGTCAATCCTGATCTACCAAAAGAACTCCAGGCCGGAGTGCTGGCTTCTGCGGGAAAAACCTATGAAACATGGATTCGTTTCTCCAATGCTACAGCCACGGTTAGCCCTGACATTGCTAAAGATGGTGCAAATGAAAGTAGAGGCATGGCGATTAAATTGATGGGGGTGGACGGCACCACACTACTCGGCAAACCCGGAGCCAAAACCCAGGATTTCCTGTTAATTAATCAAGCCAGGTTTGCCTTTGCCAATGTGACGGAATATTTGGAATTAACTAAGATTCAGTTAGCCAACCAAGACGCTGTCGATTCGTTTTTCGCGCCTCCTTTGACCGCGAGAAAAAAGGAATCTTTAGATATCATTCAAGAAATCAGAAAAACTCAATTGAGCAACCCACTCGAAGGTCGTTATTTCTCTGCTTCACCCTTCTTGTTCGGCAAGGATACCGTTGCCAAGTTTGCTGTCACCCCCAGAGACCCTGTCAATACTTCGATGCCATCCAATCCCTCATCTGATTATTTGCGCGAAGCGCTTAAGAAGAGCCTAGATCCAACTAACGGCAAGCAGGCTATTTTTGACTTCCAGGTGCAGATTAGAACCACTGATTCGTTACCTATCGAAAACGCATCTTCGCACTGGGGAGAAGATATTGCTCCATTCCAAAATGTTGCCACGATCACTATCGACAAACAGGATTTCGATAACCCGTTACGCATAACAGAATGCGAACATTTGGTGTTCACTCCGTGGCACGGATTGGCCGAACATCAACCGCTGGGCGGCATCAATCGATTGCGCCTTGGGGTTTACAACGCTTCGGCGCAATATCGGGCTCAGGCAAACGAGCCTTCTGGCTTTCCAAAATGA
- a CDS encoding AMP-dependent synthetase/ligase, with protein sequence MSNVISAEQAKTLDGLFSERVKLSPHSVAYRYYNQLHEQWCDYTWTQMDQAVARWQAALSREALVPGDRIAVMLKNCPEWVMFEQAALGLGLVVVPLYTDDRAENAAYILNHAGVKLLLLETPQQWQGFSGVYDQLKSLQRVVMMSNLDGNVFDQPDEGLLILLADWLPGRAGEVQHMNTDSHSLATIIYTSGTTGRPKGVMLSHHNILSNAYSCLQVIQISPEDKLLSFLPLSHTFERTTGYYVPMMCGATIAYARSIPLLQEDLLTIRPTTLISVPRIYERVYAGMNAKLAESPKLSQWLFTLAVAVGYSQFEYQQGRGPWRLSHLLWPMLNKLVASKVMAKLGGRLRHVMSGGAPLSAAVSRVFIGLGLPILQGYGMTESSPVVCANRLENNLPTSVGPPIPGVEVKLGENDALLIRGPNVMLGYWNNPEATKAVLTSDGWLNSGDIAHLDAEGRVTITGRLKEIIVLSTGEKVPPADIESAILRDALFEQALLIGEARSYLSVLVVLNATQWAHIVQQYQLDLNSSNQANEQRIEEILLDRITCQTREFPGYARIRRVAFIHEPWTIENEMLTPTMKLKRATILDHYKVEIARLYEGR encoded by the coding sequence ATGAGCAACGTTATTTCAGCAGAACAAGCGAAGACGCTGGATGGTTTATTTAGTGAACGAGTGAAACTGTCACCGCATTCCGTGGCTTACCGGTATTACAATCAGTTGCATGAACAGTGGTGTGATTATACATGGACGCAAATGGACCAGGCTGTTGCACGCTGGCAAGCCGCACTTTCCAGAGAAGCACTGGTTCCAGGTGATCGTATTGCGGTAATGCTGAAAAACTGCCCGGAGTGGGTTATGTTTGAGCAGGCAGCATTAGGCCTGGGACTCGTCGTTGTGCCACTTTATACAGATGATCGTGCTGAGAATGCAGCTTATATATTGAATCATGCCGGTGTTAAATTACTGTTATTGGAGACACCACAGCAGTGGCAAGGTTTTTCCGGAGTATATGATCAACTTAAAAGCCTGCAACGTGTGGTGATGATGAGTAATCTGGATGGCAATGTTTTTGATCAACCGGATGAGGGTCTGCTTATTTTATTGGCCGACTGGTTACCAGGCAGGGCTGGTGAAGTTCAGCATATGAATACTGATTCCCATAGTCTGGCTACGATCATCTATACTTCTGGTACCACAGGCCGACCGAAAGGTGTCATGCTCAGTCACCATAATATATTAAGTAATGCCTATAGCTGCTTACAGGTAATACAAATCTCACCTGAAGATAAGCTGCTTTCATTTCTGCCCCTATCCCATACATTTGAGCGTACCACGGGTTACTATGTTCCGATGATGTGTGGGGCGACCATTGCTTATGCCCGCTCAATTCCGTTATTACAGGAAGATTTGCTGACGATTCGTCCAACGACGCTTATCTCAGTGCCCCGTATTTATGAAAGGGTCTATGCCGGTATGAACGCTAAGCTGGCGGAAAGTCCGAAATTGAGCCAGTGGTTATTTACTCTTGCGGTGGCGGTCGGTTACAGTCAATTTGAATATCAACAGGGGCGTGGCCCTTGGCGCCTTTCCCACTTGCTGTGGCCAATGCTCAACAAACTGGTGGCAAGTAAAGTGATGGCTAAACTGGGAGGTCGGTTACGGCATGTGATGAGTGGCGGGGCACCTCTGTCAGCAGCTGTTTCGCGTGTATTTATTGGCCTGGGTTTACCGATTCTACAGGGTTATGGAATGACTGAAAGTAGTCCGGTCGTGTGTGCGAACAGGTTAGAGAATAATCTGCCTACCAGTGTCGGTCCGCCTATTCCTGGTGTGGAAGTGAAGCTGGGTGAAAATGATGCGCTGCTGATTCGTGGTCCGAATGTGATGTTGGGCTATTGGAATAATCCCGAAGCGACCAAGGCAGTGTTAACATCGGATGGTTGGCTGAATTCTGGCGATATAGCGCATCTCGATGCGGAAGGTCGGGTGACGATTACCGGTCGTTTGAAAGAAATTATTGTTCTGTCTACAGGCGAAAAAGTGCCACCTGCAGACATTGAATCAGCCATTTTGCGTGATGCGTTATTTGAGCAGGCTTTATTAATTGGTGAAGCACGTTCTTATTTAAGCGTATTGGTTGTTTTGAACGCGACCCAGTGGGCTCATATTGTTCAGCAATATCAGCTTGATTTGAATTCGAGTAATCAGGCAAATGAACAACGAATAGAAGAGATCTTATTAGATAGAATTACTTGTCAGACCCGTGAGTTTCCAGGCTATGCCAGAATACGCCGCGTAGCCTTCATTCATGAACCCTGGACGATTGAAAATGAGATGCTGACGCCTACTATGAAGCTCAAACGAGCCACGATTCTAGATCATTATAAAGTTGAGATAGCCAGACTTTATGAAGGTCGTTAG
- the dapE gene encoding succinyl-diaminopimelate desuccinylase, which yields MPHDTLTLAQTLIARRSITPDDDGCQEILIERLEKLGFNIERMRFGEVDNLWARRGTTAPILCFAGHTDVVPAGPLTQWDSEPFTPVIRDNRLYGRGAADMKTSLAAFITAIEAFVTAHQEHSGSIALLITSDEEGVAVAGTTKVVETLKSRGELIDYCIVGEPTCTNQLGDTIKNGRRGSLSGDLTIKGVQGHIAYPHLAKNPIHLAAPVIAVLAQTEWDQGNEYFPPTTWHISNIKGGTGASNVIPGEINLLFNFRFSTASTVESLQTRMHEILDQYGLDYDLEWTLSGKPFLTPRAELANAVCDAIKQVTKIEAQLSTSGGTSDGRFIADICSQVIEFGPCNATIHKLNENIEVKDIERLSEIYQLTLKNLLANSA from the coding sequence ATGCCTCATGACACGCTGACTCTCGCTCAAACACTGATCGCACGCCGCTCAATAACGCCTGATGATGACGGCTGCCAGGAAATCCTGATTGAGCGCTTAGAAAAACTGGGATTCAATATTGAAAGAATGCGCTTTGGCGAGGTGGATAATCTATGGGCACGACGTGGTACGACGGCACCCATACTTTGTTTTGCCGGCCATACCGATGTGGTCCCTGCCGGTCCGCTCACACAGTGGGACAGTGAACCTTTTACTCCTGTTATCCGCGATAATCGACTTTACGGCCGCGGCGCAGCGGATATGAAAACTTCACTGGCGGCTTTTATTACTGCGATCGAAGCCTTCGTCACAGCACATCAAGAACACAGTGGCTCCATTGCACTGTTGATTACTTCAGACGAAGAAGGCGTTGCCGTCGCAGGCACAACAAAAGTTGTGGAAACCCTTAAATCACGCGGTGAATTGATTGATTACTGTATTGTAGGCGAACCTACTTGTACAAATCAGCTCGGTGATACCATTAAAAATGGCCGACGGGGCTCTCTGTCCGGAGACCTTACCATTAAAGGCGTGCAAGGACACATCGCCTATCCCCATCTGGCAAAAAATCCTATACACCTGGCCGCGCCGGTTATTGCTGTACTCGCTCAAACCGAATGGGATCAGGGAAATGAATATTTTCCACCTACTACCTGGCACATCTCTAACATCAAAGGAGGAACCGGCGCTAGTAATGTTATTCCAGGTGAAATCAATTTACTGTTTAACTTTCGTTTCTCTACCGCCAGCACAGTCGAATCATTACAAACGCGCATGCATGAAATTCTTGACCAGTATGGGCTTGATTACGATCTGGAATGGACACTCTCCGGTAAGCCCTTTCTGACACCCAGAGCAGAATTAGCCAATGCCGTATGTGACGCAATCAAACAGGTGACGAAAATCGAAGCACAACTATCCACATCCGGTGGAACCTCGGATGGGCGCTTTATTGCCGATATCTGTTCACAAGTCATAGAATTCGGCCCGTGCAACGCCACAATTCATAAACTCAATGAGAACATTGAAGTAAAGGATATTGAACGATTATCAGAAATTTATCAGCTCACACTGAAAAACCTATTGGCAAATTCAGCTTGA
- a CDS encoding acyl-CoA dehydrogenase produces MLLSFFYVFLSLIAIVSVILVVPFLRRFIISNSILRIFRKMLPQISKTEQEALDAGTVWWDGDLFSGRPDWNKLLAYSKPELSTEEAAFLAGPVEELCAMLDEWTITHELRDLPPDAWQFIKDKGFFGLIIPKQYGGYGFSALAHSEVVMKIGSRSGTAAVTVMVPNSLGPAELLLHYGTDEQKNYYLPRLAKGMEVPCFALTSPDAGSDAGAMPDFGIVCRAEHDGKQDVLGMRVTWEKRYITLGPVATLLGLAFKLRDPDKILGDVVDLGITLALIPTNTPGVHIGRRHFPLNAVFQNGPNSGTDVFIPMEWVIGGQEGVGNGWPMLMNCLAAGRSISLPATSLGAAKLAARTVGAYSRVRVQFKTPIGYFEGVEEALARIGGNTYMMDAARVMTAGAVDLGEKPAVISAIVKYHLTERARQVVNDGMDIQGGKGICLGPSNYLGRTYQHMPVSITVEGANILTRSMIIFGQGAIRSHPYILQEINAVQDENKAHASRAFDQALVGHVAFSMRNSMMSLIYGLFGKYMNGCVPAGIMPETAHYYRQLTRFSASFAMLADVALLKLGGSLKRKERLSARLGDILSMLYLCSATLKRFEGDHRPEADLPLLHWSMQDAIYRMQQAFDELLNNFPGNAALSWWLRLLVFPLGKCHVPPADTLSHQVARLLLEPSEARDRLTTGIYVPETANEPLADLEQALQCAVACEAVEVKLRQAVKAGRIAARGEQKIAEALTQNIITPSEATLLKSMKELRRRVIMVDDFPPDLGQG; encoded by the coding sequence ATGCTCCTGTCTTTCTTTTATGTGTTTTTGTCACTGATTGCCATTGTTAGTGTAATTCTGGTGGTGCCTTTTCTGCGACGTTTTATTATTTCTAATTCGATACTTCGAATTTTTCGCAAAATGCTGCCGCAGATTTCAAAGACCGAACAGGAGGCGCTGGATGCAGGCACCGTTTGGTGGGATGGCGATCTGTTCAGTGGCAGGCCGGACTGGAATAAATTACTGGCCTATTCGAAACCAGAGCTGAGTACGGAGGAAGCTGCTTTTCTCGCCGGGCCTGTTGAAGAGTTATGTGCCATGCTGGATGAATGGACAATTACACACGAATTACGAGATCTGCCGCCGGATGCTTGGCAATTCATCAAGGATAAGGGTTTTTTTGGGCTTATTATCCCTAAACAGTATGGTGGCTATGGTTTCTCAGCATTAGCGCACTCTGAAGTGGTCATGAAGATTGGCTCGCGTAGCGGTACTGCAGCGGTGACAGTTATGGTTCCCAATTCATTGGGGCCGGCAGAATTACTCTTGCATTACGGTACCGATGAACAAAAAAATTACTATCTGCCTCGTCTTGCCAAGGGTATGGAAGTGCCTTGCTTTGCTCTGACCTCGCCAGATGCAGGATCGGATGCGGGCGCAATGCCTGATTTTGGTATTGTATGCCGTGCTGAGCACGATGGTAAGCAAGATGTATTGGGCATGCGGGTTACCTGGGAAAAGCGTTATATTACCTTGGGTCCGGTTGCAACTTTACTGGGGTTGGCATTCAAGCTTCGTGATCCGGATAAGATATTAGGTGATGTAGTGGATCTGGGAATTACCCTGGCATTAATTCCCACGAATACGCCCGGTGTTCATATTGGACGCCGCCATTTTCCACTTAATGCGGTATTTCAGAACGGCCCTAATTCCGGTACCGACGTATTTATTCCGATGGAATGGGTAATCGGTGGACAGGAAGGCGTTGGAAACGGCTGGCCTATGCTGATGAATTGTCTTGCTGCCGGGCGTTCCATATCGTTACCGGCAACCAGTTTGGGCGCAGCTAAGCTGGCCGCACGTACTGTTGGTGCTTATAGTAGAGTACGGGTACAGTTCAAGACACCAATTGGCTATTTTGAAGGTGTCGAAGAAGCATTGGCGCGTATCGGTGGCAATACCTATATGATGGATGCTGCCCGCGTGATGACGGCGGGTGCAGTTGATTTGGGTGAGAAACCGGCGGTGATTTCAGCGATTGTAAAATACCATTTGACTGAACGCGCTCGACAGGTAGTAAACGATGGGATGGATATACAAGGTGGTAAGGGCATTTGTCTCGGTCCGAGTAATTATCTGGGACGAACTTATCAACATATGCCCGTGAGTATTACGGTAGAAGGTGCGAATATTCTGACGCGTAGCATGATTATTTTTGGCCAGGGCGCGATCCGGAGTCATCCTTATATCCTGCAAGAAATTAATGCGGTACAGGATGAAAATAAAGCACATGCTTCCCGGGCGTTTGATCAAGCGCTGGTTGGGCATGTTGCTTTTAGTATGCGTAACAGTATGATGAGTCTGATCTATGGTTTGTTTGGTAAGTATATGAATGGCTGTGTTCCTGCTGGAATAATGCCTGAAACAGCCCATTACTATCGTCAGTTGACACGATTTTCGGCCAGCTTTGCAATGCTGGCAGATGTGGCGCTTTTAAAACTGGGTGGATCGCTGAAACGTAAAGAACGTCTTTCTGCCAGGCTGGGTGATATCCTCAGTATGCTTTATTTATGTTCAGCGACACTCAAGCGTTTTGAAGGCGATCATCGGCCGGAAGCAGATTTGCCGTTATTACATTGGTCCATGCAGGATGCGATTTACCGTATGCAGCAAGCCTTTGATGAACTCTTAAATAATTTTCCGGGTAATGCCGCATTATCATGGTGGCTGCGATTACTTGTTTTTCCGCTGGGCAAATGTCACGTGCCACCAGCAGATACCCTGTCGCATCAGGTGGCCAGATTGCTGCTGGAGCCCAGCGAGGCCCGCGATCGCCTGACCACAGGTATTTATGTGCCAGAAACGGCTAATGAGCCGCTGGCCGATCTGGAGCAGGCGTTACAGTGTGCGGTAGCGTGTGAAGCAGTAGAAGTCAAATTGCGACAAGCTGTTAAGGCCGGGCGAATTGCTGCGCGAGGTGAACAGAAGATTGCAGAAGCCTTGACACAAAATATTATAACGCCTTCTGAAGCGACATTACTTAAAAGCATGAAAGAATTGCGGCGGCGTGTCATTATGGTAGATGATTTTCCGCCCGATCTTGGCCAGGGTTAA